Genomic DNA from Setaria italica strain Yugu1 chromosome V, Setaria_italica_v2.0, whole genome shotgun sequence:
CACCTATATTCCACAATCCACCATCACTAACAATCTATTTACTACTATGGTCTATGGATATTCATATCCCCCTTTTCTTTACGTGGTATCGCACTCCTTTGCCACCAGCCCCAGCAGGTGCCAGTTCCGTCGTCGTTGCGTTGCCATTTTATCCGGCCAGCACCCTGGCTTCCCCTTCCCTCTTAAGGCTTTTGTCGGTGAACCCTCCCAAACCCTAAACCCTCCACTAATCTCATGACCCTACAACGGCTGCAGACTGTCGCCTGAAGCCCCTCCTAAATTTTAGGCATTTTACTTTTAGAAAAAGTGTCCTTTTGAATATATGATGTTTTGGACAGACTAATTAATTTGGTCATATATTTTAGAAATGAAGTGAGTACTTTGCTAgtgtttatatatatatatatatatatatagttattAGGAAAACAATATGCTGCATTTATAATCATTTTATTGATAGATATCCAACTAACTTGGGAGACAAATTTCATAATGAGACAGTACAAAATATGTGCTTCATATCTGTATAGTTGTAATAAGATAATTATATATTGTGCTGGGCATGCATTTTGTCCATTATGTAACAGTTTCGGTTTTAAATTATATATTATTAGGTATATGTCCATTGTATGAGGACATACATGATCTTTTATAAAATCAGAGCTATTGGCAAATGCATAATCTGATTTGCTGCATGGACGACAACAATATTATAGGCACGTGATGATAActtaaagtaaaaaaaaaagacacttCTTGTAAGAAGAAAAATAAGCTAAAGTCTGAGGGTGTCAATCAATTAATTATGTGTAATAAAAAACAATTTATGCTTGaataagggggcgtttggttcctttgcttatttttaagcaagtgtcacgtcatgtttagatactaattaggagtattaaacgtaggctatttacaaaacccattacataagtggaggctaaacagcgagacgaacctattaagcctaattaatccatcattagcaaatgtttactgtagcaacacattgtcaaattatggattaattaggcttaatagattcgtctcgccgtttagcctccacttatgtaatggattttgtaaatagtctacgcttaatactcctaattagtatctaaacattcgatgtgacggatgcttaaaaataagcaaacgaaccaaaccaggcctaacgTATAAACTATTAGGTTTCGATCATCTATAGCCAGTAGGTGTCGAAAATTAATTGTAGAACGCCGACCAAATctgcatggatttttttttttacttcagcAATCCAAGTAGGTTAGACCGGGATCACCCTCATTAATTCCGAGCTCAGATGAGGCCAGCTTAAGCGAGCACGCTGTAGATAATCTCCATCTTACGAAGCAGGGAATCAGCTCGGTCCTGCACGACCTTCCACGCTTCGCGGACGTGCCGTTCCTCCGTGAGCGTGCTCCCGATGGCGCACCTCAGCATGTAGACGCCGCCCACCTTGGCCGAGCTCATGTATGGCCCCGAGCAGGTCGCGTTCACCTCCTCGAGGAGCCTCCTGTTGAGCTCGTTGGCCGTCTTCTCGCCGCCGAACCTCGCCGGCGACCGGAGCCGGAAGCACACCAGCGCGAACCCCCTCGGCACCACCACCTCGAACCGGGCGTCGGCCCTCACCATGCCCTCGAACGACGCGGCCATGCGGACGTGGGCGCGGACGTGGTCGCGCAGGCCCTCGGCGCCGTAGCAGAGGAGTACGAGCCACAGCTTGAGCGCGCGGAATCGCCGCGTCAGCGTCATGAACCAGTCCTTGTAGTCCACACGACGTGCTTAACCGAATCCTGCGGGCTCGCACCCTGTGTACACACGGTAGCCGGCGCGCTGGCCGCTGGTGAGCGACCTTCGCCGGAACAGGCCTGGCACCACGCGCACCGCAGGATCATCGCTGGCCGCGTGTCACCCTTGCCGTCCGCAGCGAGCCAGCGACGTGCCGGGCACCGAGAATCTCCCGAATCACACGCGCCGCAGGCCGTGTCGTCCTCGATATTCCCTACGCTATACTGTTGCGGTGTTGCCGATGAACGGAGCCTACCGGCTGAACGCCAAGACCGTTGTCTCGCCATGGCCCCTGCAGGTTCCTCTGATCGAGTGCGTGCCCTGAGGGTGGGCAGCCGAGCTCGGAAGTCGGAACTCATCCGATCATCCCCTCTCTGCATCCGACCCCGATCGACTAAGATGGGAACGGGAATTGCTGCAGGATCGATCTGTTTCAGAAGCTCAATCGTACATTTACCATAGCGCGCGTCGCGGTTGGAATAAAGTTGCGGCTCTACTGTCACGTCGTGAAATTACGCTAGAACACAGTTGATTGAATTGGGATCCTGCCATCCTGCTGGTCAGAGAAAAGATTTGTCGAGCAACAGGCACCACTGACGACGGCCATATCAGAAGATCTACCCATAAATAGCCGAAATATAGAACGGATGGATTGTGATGCCTAAAGGGTAACAACGGATGGATTGTGATGCCTGAAGGTTGTTCCAGGACTATATCACAtccaatatttagatactaattaagagtattaaatatagattaattaaaaaaaaactaattgcataaatgaaggttaattcacgagacgaatttattaagcctaattagttcatgatttaaccatgtgatgctacgtgctaatcatggattaattaggcttaataaattcatcttgcaaattagccttcatttatacaattatttttgtaattaacctttatttaatactcataattaattagtatctaaacattcgatgtgatatagactaaactttagtccccggAACCAAACAACCCTAAGTTACAGTTAATCCGCCATGGACATGGGGCGTTAAGGTCAACCGGGAGTAACGGTGAGCACTACATCACCGGACTGATTAGTAGTGTTTGTCGTAGCTTAAATTCAGCCGCCCATCAAAATCCATACGCATTATGCAAAAATTGACCGAGCCGCGCAAGCTCCAGCAATGTACGTTTGCTGTATGGGACACGGATTGGCCCCGTGGCCAGGGTGGGTGTTGCGACACCACGGGATGGCCCAAATGAGCGGTGAACTTATAAGATGGCATACGGAGAAAAACAATTACAAATATATAGCACGCACTTCACTTTACTTGCACGCTAACTAGCGTCCTAGCTAGGCATCTCTGCTTGAATCGACGCGTTTTATTTTGGTACCATACAGTTCATCTACCGATTCGTCTTCTCATCATCATCAGGCCAGCCAGACCATCATTGCTCAAGCTTGCTGCATCCCTGATGCGCCTGAAGGAGCCGGCGAAGTCGTCCAAGAGTTCATGGCAGGCGAAGTGCGCCTCGTCCACCGCCAGAATTACCTTGATGGTGTCACTGTAGCTTTGATAATGTACCGTAAGGGCCTGCGGATATTAATAACCAGCCAGTTAAGTACTAGTACTACTGCAGTACTCTTATGAAAGTGAACTACGACTGCGAATTCTGTATCAAGAATATTGCAATCATACGAATGACTTACTAGTGGAGGCCACTAGAGGCTAGGACTAGGAGCTATGAAGGCAATGGGGTGCCCAAAAAGCTCTACCTCTTCACCGGGCCCAACCATGTTTGAGAATGCTATGGTTGTTTGGGTAGGCATATGCGGCCGAAGATAGTAGCAGCTGCCTGCTTTTTCGTTTAATAAAATGTTATTACAAACATGATGATATTATGTGTTTACAATATAAGCAAGGGGAGTTTTCGGAAAAAACCGACAAGTTTGCGCACGAGGTAGGCAGCACATATACCTTTTGCACCATAAAATTTAAGGACCATTTCCCCGATTGCGTGTGTGTAGAGCATAGTCAAGTGGATCAGCATGCATGGTTATATGAAATGGAAGGATGATGTAGCCAAGTTTGTTTCCTCATTTCACCGCCTTACTCTCACCGGACTATCATTTCAACCACTCTCTATGTTGACAGCGATAAAAAACATTGTTAAGAGTTAATCATCATATGCTAACTGATGCTCGTACGTAAAACAAGCGAAAACGGTTAGGGTCCGTTTGGCTCCTAAGCAAGCTTTCCTAGCCTTGCCTTGCCTATCATAAGATTAATGAGTTTCCCAACCTAGGGGAGTGGTAATTTGGCGCTCTCACGAAAGcaagggccttgtttagttgaggCCCGAATCTGGCTTTGTACAGTGTTTGGGCCTCCTTTTGGGACTTTTGAACTAAACGGCCTGCCAAACTTCGATCCAAAATCGGCCTTTAGGATGGCCCGATTTCGGCCCAAACTTCGCAACCTTATCCACCGGCAGATGACCGGCCGCACTCCCAACCCTAGCACCGCCTGCAGTCACGctccctctcccccgcgccgctcgcctctcccccgccgctcgccccctccccgccgctctcccccctcccccgcgccgcgcgccctcTCCCCCGCCGGTGTCCTCTCCCTCGCCGCTCTCCCCCTCGACCGCGCCGCTCGCCCTCTCCCCCGCCGGTCTCCGCTCCACCGCCGCTATCCCTCTCGCCCGCGCTACTCTCGTGTCCCCCGCCAgtctccccctcccccgcagATCTCCCCCTTGCCCGTGCCGCtcccctctcccccgccgcggTCGCCTCTCCCCCGCCTAGATCTGTCCCCATCGGCCGCTGTCCCACTCCCCCGCCAGGATATCGCCGCATCCGCTCCAATCGACCTTTCCACCACCAGATACAGTACATACTCGGTCCGCTGCACTGCGTCCGGTACCGGGTGCACCGTTGTTGacccaggcggcggcgatggagcacTTCAACGAGGAAGGGGACGGCGCGGAGTTCAACGCCGGTGGATCCAGACTCCCCGCGGGCTTCACCGCCAGCGGATCCCGACTCCCCGTGGGCTTCACCGCCAGCGGATCCGGCAACCCCGCTCCCTTCAACGCCGGCGGATACGGAGATGCCTCTTCAGGTTTGGACTTCGGCCACGTCCCCGACTACGACGCCGGCCACCCTACCAGGAACTTGTTCTCCCTGGCGCCGCGGGGCTCAGCAAGCAGTGCGTACAACCCCTTCTCCTCCGTGCCGCAGCAGACCCTGTCGTCCAGCTTGCCCACCCCAAGCCAGCTGGGCATGGCCGGCCTCAACCTGAATGCAACCTCCGGGTGGCCGAACATGAACGACTACGAAGGCATCCTTCGCTCCGGCGACCGAgttggaggaggcggcagcagccgggtcggctgtggcggaaccacctcggattagcttgattaagcagggttaagccgcctaacatgcgacaccactgcctaaaccgagttaacacgaagtgccgtcggatttcgtccgatttaaccactttaaacaggatcgagttcagcagacccacacgaaggtgagtggttacagagaatacaacaagtccactgagtttaagcagtcttactcaattagttcggccatgaaaattaacatcagagttttataacaaaagaacgacagagaaaacactagcggaagacttcgtcggggtcggacgtccgggcgaggccagccagaacatcactgaatcctctcctcgccgtccgaggaggggtcccactcgaccgtccagcccggcgggagctggggcggccaagcaccaacaagggaggggtcgggaactgcaacttcacctgaaaaacaggagccacaacaaggctgagctactaagctcaacaagacttaaccggggaggagccactactcttccaactagacatgcaaggcttcttggctgaggggtttgatttgccaaaagcgctaagtaacctattttcaagttttagctccggttctatatttacttaccagtctaggttgtgcaacctattctaagcaaacatcgagccaaacaagtgtgtagatagaaacaacaacattgccatcatcagattcctcatttactcagggtgacatagcgatcaagtaatctcaaactgtgagaggcagacgaatcgattcgagttctttaaccatgcatggtgaacctagccccacgacatccgcgcacccggaggtcgcttcctgtgtcggccttccccatcgatcccctaacccgtgtcgggcccatttcctttggtgcaaggttccacagacccggcctctgccgtcctgtgactacgctttgccaccacgtgcgacaaccagcaggggaaactccgttccaagaacaatgggacgaccgctcacgtctaggttcaatcaggtactaggcttcctcatcccatactaagtatgaggctagtactttcaaacacttgatcacgaacaccaccactgtcgggccttagcaagttttcatagacagacggggcaaccatccaaccaccaaagagttaccaaaccctgcccgtccatcgtccttatagttgtaacaggagagtaaacacgCAACTcgtacaactcgcgagtgacaggagatcactcggcttttaccgtctcctatttaagcaatgcagctactcggtccaacagctagtgctcatatcaagggttactaagtcatgcatctagggtttcacacaactcctaaacgtaaatgcacaaacatgctattcggaaggcatgtgcaagtctggcaaaacacgtaggattttcatgcaaccggggcttgcctgcaaacaaagagggcggaaactgctcgacttcgggggcggcttcgacttcagcgggcgggaactcggctacagcttcttcttcgggcgccgggtgcagctcgtagaagccgtcagcgaggtgcagctctacacggatgcaatgcaaaggttagcttgaacgttttgatttgacagcaacactggctctcctgagcccagaaacttgcgacagggagcaggaggtggagactgtttgagagagctgatgatgatcaacaggtaagggtacggaagaaacgagtggtctgatccttgaactagagggtgtgataactgggatcctcagacgtaggcgctgaagggttcccacgttttacacttacaccctcaagttgaagaaaagatcacagccagaccctcgggcgaggcggacaaaggtcggcaaacagacagggtcggacgagacggaactggggtcgggcggataggaggggtcgggcgaagcggacttagggtcggcactcaccttcttcctgaaaggaaagcttggggtcgggaagaggcagacttgggcacgGAACTAAAActttgagcagggactaaggctggcgatactccggcggcggtgcttcttgcagatcgcaagagagctcttgcgcagcacaagggagcaagctgtggggtgacttggatgaactgagaaggaactggaagaagaacttctcaagattgggaggatggcgctaggagcttgagcagggagctagaggaaactaagggcaacaaaagcggagggaactccggcgacggggcattccttttatagctgcgggagcagaggaacggaagcgtcgcggagagagagaagggaagcggcgcgaaggccggggagaagcaatggagtgctctgccgtggcggcgattgagcaaaccgggcggtgcaacagaactccgggggtgacgccagcgatcattgcgctactccgtcagggcggcgtaggcgcgggtagaccggtagttgggatttggcggaaagcgggcgtcaccgtgcggaagaggtgatagaagcgaccggttaaacggcgctaggatcgagggcgcataggtgggagaacaagcggacgcagcgcgggggagagcgcggaacaacagattgtcgggcggcgtctgacagggcggggaaaggaactgtcgcggccgcggtcggggttggcggtgggggaatcgt
This window encodes:
- the LOC105914424 gene encoding tyrosine/DOPA decarboxylase 5-like; the protein is MTLTRRFRALKLWLVLLCYGAEGLRDHVRAHVRMAASFEGMVRADARFEVVVPRGFALVCFRLRSPARFGGEKTANELNRRLLEEVNATCSGPYMSSAKVGGVYMLRCAIGSTLTEERHVREAWKVVQDRADSLLRKMEIIYSVLA